The following coding sequences lie in one Panicum virgatum strain AP13 chromosome 6N, P.virgatum_v5, whole genome shotgun sequence genomic window:
- the LOC120677961 gene encoding uncharacterized protein LOC120677961, translated as MGGGRVRTVGGRTAIADGGTTSRDPSSRRRAVRREFVRTVAAIGSLGAGRGAWRALSGARPNYAAVVALSLAAALLAHPFSLGSLMFSALALGAAVVCAHGAFRVPEDHFPDVPDQAAGSGNQQDKDDDGGSSAAVLLLLPDDFLADVLRRLPPRSLAASRCVRKQWCSIIDARRMLRVDLLPLQLDGFFGNPNDYEHRPSFFAPPSTMSRIITAGRLSDFFDTFGYMSIADHCNGLLLHGLGQLTVVNPATRQWAALPAFPSPSASSSSSSVVDDQLLLSVGNQLIVYDPMVSPQHYEVFVIPIFYTYTTSDGDGDGDGDGDDETQTQHLAADYSADQYWPPSPYTIHVFSSRKWMWEERSFVRQGDPAGTIADMLSCSDSRSLEEQGVYFQEALYVRCRNDSVIRISLSGDNKYQMIKSPVSRTGVGEYDLSYLGKSEKGVYSALLHEGGDSCPQCRAAAFSRVFKGIKEMGKTGYIVG; from the exons ATGGGGGGCGGTCGCGTGCGGACGGTGGGCGGGCGGACGGCAATTGCGGACGGCGGCACGACGTCTAGGGACCCGTCTTCCCGGCGGAGGGCGGTGCGCCGGGAGTTCGTGCGCACGGTAGCGGCGATCGGCAGCCTCGGCGCAGGGCGTGGTGCCTG GCGCGCGCTCTCCGGCGCCCGGCCCAActacgccgccgtcgtcgcgctCTCCCTCGCTGCCGCGCTCCTCGCCCACCCCTTCTCCCTCGGCTCGCTCATGTTCTCCGCGCTGgccctcggcgccgccgtcgtctgcGCGCACGGCGCGTTCCGCGTGCCGGAGGACCACTTCCCCGACGTGCCCGACCAGGCTGCCGGCAGCGGCAACCAGCAGGATAAGGATGATGATGGTGGATcatcggcggcggtgctgctgctgctgcctgacGACTTCCTCGCCgacgtcctccgccgcctcccgcctaGAAGCCTTGCCGCTTCACGCTGCGTCCGCAAGCAGTGGTGCTCCATCATCGACGCCCGACGCATGCTCCGCGTCGacctcctccctctccagcTCGACGGCTTCTTCGGCAACCCCAACGACTACGAACACCGCCCATCTTTCTTCGCACCCCCATCGACAATGAGCCGAATCatcaccgccggccgcctcagCGACTTCTTCGACACCTTCGGCTACATGAGCATCGCGGACCACTGTAATGGTCTGCTTCTACATGGACTTGGGCAACTGACGGTGGTCAACCCAGCCACACGACAATGGGCCGCCTTGCCTGCCTTCCCATCACCAtcagcatcatcatcatcatcatcagttgTCGACGATCAGCTGCTTCTATCTGTCGGCAATCAGCTGATTGTCTACGATCCCATGGTGTCGCCGCAGCACTACGAGGTATTTGTCATCCCCATTTTCTATACATATACCACCAGCgacggagacggagacggagacggcgacggcgacgacgaaacccaaacccaacatCTGGCAGCAGACTACTCAGCAGATCAGTACTGGCCACCGTCGCCATACACAATACACGTCTTCTCCTCGAGGAAATGGATGTGGGAGGAGAGGTCCTTTGTCCGCCAAGGGGATCCTGCCGGAACCATCGCCGATATGCTATCGTGCTCCGACAGCCGCAGCCTGGAAGAACAGGGCGTCTATTTTCAGGAAGCACTCTATGTGCGTTGTCGAAACGATTCTGTAATTAG AATAAGCTTGTCAGGTGACAATAAGTACCAGATGATTAAATCACCTGTATCAAGGACCGGAGTTGGTGAGTATGATCTCTCTTACTTGGGAAAATCAGAAAAAGGGGTCTACTCTGCGCTACTTCATGAGGGTGGTGATAGTTGCCCACAATGTCGA GCGGCCGCATTTAGCCGCGTGTTTAAAGGCATCAAAGAGATGGGAAAGACTGGTTACATAGTTGGGTGA